Sequence from the Thermocoleostomius sinensis A174 genome:
GAGTTCTACCCTCCTCTAAATCCCTTTCTTTGCGAGAGACTCCTATGAAACTGATTGACTATCCAGCGGCGATCGCTGAACGGCAACGAGATTTACTGCAAGCGGACCAACGTATCCGTCGGTTGCAGGACACCTTAAATCGACATACGGCTGAGATTGATACTGCCATTGCATTTGATACAGAATTGCGCAACGATGCTCAGCGTAAAGCTAAACGCTTGGAACTGATGAATACCGCTGAATATCGGAAGGCTGTGGCAACACTGCAAATGGCTCAAGATGAACGGGCCGAAATTGAGATTGACTTAAGCCTGTTGCGCAACCAGTTTTCGGTATTGAAACTAGAAAAACGAGAAGCAATTGCCATCCGCGAATTGCAACTGGTGGATGCTGCTTAGCTAAAGCCAAGCTGAAAGGCAGGTATTGAGCACCGTTGAAACGCCCGTTTTGCAAGAACGAGCAGAGACCCAGTGAGACGATCTATCATTTATCCTTAGTACCCGATCGCTGTGTTGCACAGTGGGAAAGCGATATTGATTTTCACTAATGTCACTGGGTTGGTTCTCAATGCAAAACTTTTATTTTGATGATGATAATGGCCGCAAGTCGTTCGAGCTTCCAGGTGCTCGTCCTCACTATAATCCCGATCGTCCAGGACAAGTAGAGCATATTTTTCTGGATTTAGCCCTCGACTTGCCCACCCAAAGCTACTGCGGCAGTTGCACCACTCGAATTACCCCAGTGTGCAATGGCATCGAGACCTTAATGCTGGATGCTGTCAATTTACACATCGATTCGGTACAGGTAAATAATCTCAATCAAGCGTTTGATTACGATGATGAACGACTGTCTGTTCACCTGAGTCAACCAACTCAAGCCCATCAATCGATCGAATTGCGCATCGAGTACCACGTTGAACAACCTCAACGTGGACTTTATTTTATTGCCCCCACTCCCGATTATCCTCACAAACCCGTTCAGGTGTGGACTCAGGGCGAAGATGAAGACTCTCGCTACTGGTTCCCCTGTTTCGATTATCCTGGACAGTTGGCCACCTCTGAAATTCGCCTGCGCGTACCCAAACCATACGTTGCGATTTCTAATGGCGAATTGATTGCAACGCACGATGAAGGTGATGCCAAAATTTACCACTGGTTGCAGAAACAAGTGCATCCTACCTATTTGATGGCGATCGCCGTCGGAGATTTTGCCGAACTACGCGATGATTGGCAGGGGATTCCCGTTACGTATTATGTGGAAAAGGGACGTGAAGCCGATGCTCGTCGCACGATGGGCAAAACACCAGAAATGCTCGAGTTTTTCAGCCAAACCTTCGGCTATGCTTATCCCTTTCCCAAATATGCACAGGTGTGTGTTGAAGATTTCATCTTTGGCGGCATGGAGAACACGTCCACTACGTTGCTGACCGATCGCTGCCTTTTAGATGAACGTGCTGCCTTGGACAACCGCGCCGCTGAAGCGTTGGTCGCTCATGAATTAGCTCATCAATGGTTTGGCGATTTAGTGGTGATTAAGCACTGGTCTCATGCTTGGATTAAAGAAGGCATGGCTACCTATTCAGAGGTGTTGTGGACAGATCATCAGTATGGTGCTGAAGAAGCCGCCTACTATCGCCTCAACGAAACCCGCAACTATTTGTCTGAAGATGCATCTCGCTATCGTCGCCCCATTGTTACCCATATTTATCGTGAAGCCATCGAACTGTACGATCGTCATCTGTACGAAAAGGGGGCCTGTGTTTATCACATGATTCGGGCTGTTTTAGGTGATGAGTTATTCTTCAAAGCGATTCATACCTTTGTTCAAGATAATGCTCATAAAACTGTGGAAACTGTAGATTTGTTGCGAGCGATCGACAAAGCCACGGGCCGCAACTTGCAATTTTTGTTTGATCAATTTGTCTTTCGGGGCGGACACCCCGACTACAAAGTCGCCTATTCCTGGGATAGTGACAGCAACCTGGCGAAAATTACCGTCACACAAACCCAAGTCAAGGACAGCAAAAACGGCAGTAGCAGCAGTAACAGCGGCTTGTTTGATTTGAAAATTCCGATCGGTTTTGGGAAACATGAAAACGGAGATCTGCACACAAATCAGATTCGATCGTCAAGCTCATCCCTTCAGTGCTTCACTGTTCGTATTCATGAGCGAGAACAAACTTTCTATTTCCCATTGACCGAAAAGCCAACGTTTATCAGCTTTGATGTTGGCAATCATACGCTTAAGACGGTGGTACTGGAATATCCGATCGCAGAACTAAAAGCTCAACTTCAGCATGATCCCGATCCAATTTCGCGCATCTATGCCGCCGAAGCCTTGGCCAAGAAAGGAGGATTAGAGGCAGTCAAAACCCTGTCCGCTGCGTTGAAAGAAGACCCATTTTGGGGAGTGCGGGCAGAAGTCGCAAAACAACTGGCAGCAGTCAAACTCGACCAAGCGCTAGATGGACTGCTAGCAGGCTTGTCTGATCCCCATCCTAAAGTGCGGCGATCGGTGGTAGAAGCACTATCAGGACTTAAAACAGCAGCTAGCTATGCAGCCCTGAAACCCATCGCCGAACAGGGTGATGCCAGTTATTATGTGGAAGCGGCGGCCATTACTGGACTATGTGCAGTGGCTTCGATACAGCTAGACAACCCATCGCAAGAAGAAGAAGTGCTGACACTAGTGCGATCGATTTTGCAAACCCGATCGGGCTGGAATGAAACAGTACGCAGCGGTGCCATCAGCGGTCTCAGCAAACTAAAAACCTCTGAAGCAGCGCTGAACCTCATCTTGGAATACACTGTCTCCGGCACACCCCAAGCGCTACGGCTTGCTGCCATTCGCGCACTGGGTGCCATTTCTACTGGGCAAAACAACGTCAACCTGGAACGGATTTTAGTACGGTTAGAAGAACTGTCGCGTGAATCCCTTTTCCTGACACAAGTCTCGGTGGTTACAGCCTTGGGGCAAATGGAAACCAGCAAAGCGATTGGTATTTTGCAAGCCCTGGCAGATCAAACCCCCGATGGCCGAGTGCGTCGCTTGGCCGAAGAGGCAGTGCAACGGGTACAAAAGAGGATCGGCAAAGACCAAGCTGTAAAAAAACTCCAAGATGAATTAGAGCAGTTGAAAAAGGACAATCAGGAGTTAAAAAGCCGCCTAGAAACGCTGGAAGCCAAAAGTAAATAACCTACAATTTAATAAGTAGTTCAATGCAATCAGCCCAGACACTTTAACCCTAAACTGCCCTCCTCCCCCAACCCCTCCTCCCAAACCGAGCGACGGGGAGCCAGATTAACGTCCCGCTCTCAACGTAGGAGAGGGATTGAGGGTGAGGACTAAAGGGATTCAGCGGTCTCACAACAACTGTCCGAAGAATTGTTAATGAAGGTTGTTAATGAAGCTTCACCGTTGCGCTAAAGCGACGATCGAGACGGGAGAACAGTAGGCGTCCGATTGCTGGAAAGCGTTGCCCGGGATAGTTGATTCCGAGAAGCCGCTTGTTTCGACGGTAACGCTTCAGATGAAGCCCTCAGATCTGGAAACGCTTGCACTTGAGCAGGAACTGTCCGAGGCGAGATCGGCGAAATGAACCGCGCCATCAGCGGCACACAGCCAAAAATTGCAAATGTTCCACCGATCGACACCATGAAGAGTCCTGCCGCGAATAATCGCGATTGAATGGTTTGAGCTTTAGCCATGTGTGGGCTAGCAACGGGTAAGGGTTGGATTTGATTAGCACCAATTCGTTGAGGATTCATAAAACGATTGCCCCCTATCCTTGCATCTCTTCTAGTCTACCGTTTTATTAAGTTATGTATATGGCTTGGATCACTTTTTGGCGAGCTATCGGTTGAGCCTGTTACAGTCCTTTACTGCGCATTCACGTGAGCAAAGTATTCAGTAAAGTCTGGGTAAATTCACGGCTCTGGCGCTGCTTTTGATACATAGTTCTGTAACAATCAGGAAAACCAAAACATCAAGTCCTAGCGATAATTCGTTTTCAGGTTAGCGAGAGGACATGGACTAGACCCGATCGATCGGTAGCCTTTGTTCTGGATCTGAATAATTCTGGATCAACCTGTGAGCTAACCCCCAATGTGTCGGGCAACGAGAACCTGCGTTCATTCACCTCAGTGTATTCACTGGCACAGAACGCTAAATCGTTTCGTTGACTTTGTAATAGTGTGGAAGCCATCTATGGAAAAAGAAATTGCAATGGGCTTTGGAGTCAGTGTTATCTGCCTACTAGCGTCTTCGTTTGTTGCTCCGCCTCGAGAGAGTTTACCCAGTTCTTACCGATCGCTGTATCCAGTTCCCTCAGCACTCGCTGAAACATCAATCGATCGGTTGCCAGACGGTCACTACCATTTTTGCCAATCCGTGACCTTGGAAGCGACCACCGCTGATCGCTGTTTTCTCTTTCAAAAAGAAAATGATCGGATCATTGGGCAGTACCAGTCTACGGTTCCTTCAGATCCTAGTCAGACTCGTTTATGTCTAGAGGGGCAGGTGCGGGGCAATGTGATCAGTGGCAAAGCCACATATTTTTCCAACGATTTTGCCGACCTGATTCAGCAGCGTCCTGAACTGCAAGCCTCTGAATTAACTGCTTGGGATGTGACCGGTAACAGCGATGATTTACAAGTAGCCGCCGGACAGACCATTAGCTTAAAGTCTGTCAATCAGGATTCTACGGCGATCGAGTCGGTGCAGGCGATTCTTTTCAGCAAAGCCACGTTAGACCTCAGCGATTTTCAGCAGAACAGCACGGTGCCAGTGTCAGCTCCAACAAGTTGTGATGCTTCTTAATTTGTAGTGCTTAATTTGTGATGCTGGCGCGAAGGGCAGTGGTCTGTTCATGCCCCCATTCCTGCATCCTTGCCTACTTATCTACTTACTATCTCGCCTGCCCTGCCCAAATAAAATGGCTTTGGCTGCATCGCTCATGTCATTGACTTGATTAACCTCTTTGGCCTTGGCGTAGGCTCGCTGCACCGCTGGACG
This genomic interval carries:
- a CDS encoding M1 family metallopeptidase, which produces MQNFYFDDDNGRKSFELPGARPHYNPDRPGQVEHIFLDLALDLPTQSYCGSCTTRITPVCNGIETLMLDAVNLHIDSVQVNNLNQAFDYDDERLSVHLSQPTQAHQSIELRIEYHVEQPQRGLYFIAPTPDYPHKPVQVWTQGEDEDSRYWFPCFDYPGQLATSEIRLRVPKPYVAISNGELIATHDEGDAKIYHWLQKQVHPTYLMAIAVGDFAELRDDWQGIPVTYYVEKGREADARRTMGKTPEMLEFFSQTFGYAYPFPKYAQVCVEDFIFGGMENTSTTLLTDRCLLDERAALDNRAAEALVAHELAHQWFGDLVVIKHWSHAWIKEGMATYSEVLWTDHQYGAEEAAYYRLNETRNYLSEDASRYRRPIVTHIYREAIELYDRHLYEKGACVYHMIRAVLGDELFFKAIHTFVQDNAHKTVETVDLLRAIDKATGRNLQFLFDQFVFRGGHPDYKVAYSWDSDSNLAKITVTQTQVKDSKNGSSSSNSGLFDLKIPIGFGKHENGDLHTNQIRSSSSSLQCFTVRIHEREQTFYFPLTEKPTFISFDVGNHTLKTVVLEYPIAELKAQLQHDPDPISRIYAAEALAKKGGLEAVKTLSAALKEDPFWGVRAEVAKQLAAVKLDQALDGLLAGLSDPHPKVRRSVVEALSGLKTAASYAALKPIAEQGDASYYVEAAAITGLCAVASIQLDNPSQEEEVLTLVRSILQTRSGWNETVRSGAISGLSKLKTSEAALNLILEYTVSGTPQALRLAAIRALGAISTGQNNVNLERILVRLEELSRESLFLTQVSVVTALGQMETSKAIGILQALADQTPDGRVRRLAEEAVQRVQKRIGKDQAVKKLQDELEQLKKDNQELKSRLETLEAKSK